The following DNA comes from Williamwhitmania sp..
GCTCGGCACTACCGGGATATCCACCAAACCATGCATAGGTCTCCTCATCCCAGCCAAATGCCCGGTTCATTTCGGAAAATGACCAGTGCGACAGGTAAAGTATTTCGAACCGACCAGTGAGCGACTCCGTTAATCCTGTTTGAAGTAATAATCGCGACGAGCCCAGCAAAATGACCTTTAGGGGGGTTCCGTTCCTCGAGTCCTCGTCCCAAAGCTTCTTGACAGTCTCACTCCAGTTGGATATTTTTTGAACCTCGTCAATAATCAGCAGATATTCACCGAGTGACTGGGCTTTAATTTTAATGCGCACAGCTTCCCATACCTGCTCCAGCCAAACTGTGCTGGTAGCTGCAACCGCATCAGCCGACTGGAAAGTGCATAGCACAGGTAGCTGCTTATACAGCTGATTCACCATGGTGGTTTTTCCTACTTGCCTAGGACCCATTACCACCTGAATAAACCTTCTTGGTTCTTCAATTCGCTTTTTAAGTATCTGCAATTCTGCGCGTTCGAACATATTTTACATTTTACTCAATACCATGAGTAAAATTACTCATAATGATTAACAAAATCAAATTGGACCACCGTTGATAAAGAAAAATCCCAGGCCGGGTGGAGTTAGACTGTAGACATTAAGGCTGTAGGTAAATACCAAACAAACTTTAGCATCAAACAAAATCCCCGGCCAGTTGGTCGAGGACTTTATTTTGGGATGAATTAAAGTTGTAGGTTTTCGGTCATCAACTTCTGTCTTCCGACTCCGGTCTCCGTTCTCTTTTGCTACACAGAGTTACACGGTGGGCACACAGAGTTTCACAGAGGAATTGGGGATGTAGGTAGATAACGAATAACCTTTAACATCAAACAAAATCCCCGGCCAGTTGGTCGAGGATTTTATTTTGGGATGAATTAAAATTGTAGGTTTTCGGTCATCAACTTCTGTCTCCCGACTCCGGTCTTCTGACTCTTTTGCTACACAGAGTTTCACTGAGAAATTGAGGCCGGAGGCTGCACCGTTATTTTTTCACAAAAAATACATTTTTACAAACATCTTTTTGCGATTTTAAACATCTTTTCAAACGTCTTTGTGTGTTCAGATGCTTAAATATGTTTTTTAGGGGGATTAGGCTATTGACTTTAGCCAAGTCACCTTGTAACTCGTAACCCCGATGAATCGAGATCTCCGCTGCGCTCCAACTCGTCACTATTTTATCACAGAGTTACACGGTGTTTTCACAGTGTTTCACAGAGGGATTGAAGCTTGAAACAGTGCATCTGTGGACTCCTAGGTAACTTCGTCACCTGTTACTTGTAACTCTTTTAAATGGGCAAAGCATACTAAAACATGGACAATTCTCATTACTCAGAAGTTGAATTATTTCCACATACAATTGATGGGATGTCGATATTTTCCGACCTACGGATAAACTTTAGGTAGAAGATCACGCTACTTACTTTTAAAGTCCTGAACAGGATCAATATTAATTCTGGTATTCGCTTGGGGTGCTGAATGTGTCTGTAAATACTCGCCAATCCAATCTTCTTCAACCAATGAGGAGTGAGTTTCTCTTTGCCTGCCAATACATCAATCATACCACCACAGGGTATGATAACACAACCATTGAGTAACGGTCGAAGTTTTGTTGCCAGCAGTTGCTTCTCTGGTGTGGGCAAACCAAGAAGTAAAAGGTTCGGTTTGGAATCAACAATCTTTGCAATAATTTCAACCTCCTGAGCCCTGTCATAAAAGCCATCAATACCAGCCAAAACATTGATATTAGGATGGTTGATTTTAAGATTAGCATTGGCTTGAGCATTTGATTCCGATGTGCCACCAACAAGCATGATCTTGGAACCGCTATTTGCTGCAATATCAATGGCAAGAAGGGTTAACATGGGAATTGAAATGTCATATTTAAGCTTAAACCCAAATAACTTGGCCAATAGATAAAAAAGCCGACCATCGGTAACCATTACATCAAATTTCTGAGCTGTTTTATGGTATGATGGATATTTTTTAAGATAGGAGAGTACAG
Coding sequences within:
- a CDS encoding WecB/TagA/CpsF family glycosyltransferase, translated to MIFCDLPSVNFFGLKISVFSEEELIFSIEQGMVNNTPAKIYYGYSLAVLSYLKKYPSYHKTAQKFDVMVTDGRLFYLLAKLFGFKLKYDISIPMLTLLAIDIAANSGSKIMLVGGTSESNAQANANLKINHPNINVLAGIDGFYDRAQEVEIIAKIVDSKPNLLLLGLPTPEKQLLATKLRPLLNGCVIIPCGGMIDVLAGKEKLTPHWLKKIGLASIYRHIQHPKRIPELILILFRTLKVSSVIFYLKFIRRSENIDIPSIVCGNNSTSE